A genome region from Hydrogenoanaerobacterium saccharovorans includes the following:
- a CDS encoding HAMP domain-containing sensor histidine kinase: protein MNIKQRLLKAIHAPSIRSLFVFSVFAIQLVSCSVTALVVWYFNMLRSPAEVILICLFIGNILTALLSRRFTNSLTQLSKSLEEVAKGNFKVQLKPKKNINHIMRAVFHTSEVEQMVESFNTMAEELRHNEYLRKDFVRNVSHEFKTPITSIQGFTKLLSDENLPRDEFLRYTEIIIEETERLANLSNNLLKMSQVENRTIPEQKSSFSLDEQLRRTLLMLERSWEDKELILELELDEIQYIGYRDLLQEVWINLLNNAIKFSNQGGTLGIFLQQSRGNIQVTISDNGVGISESAQKRIFEQFYQADESRTHHGNGLGLAIAKRIVDLSNGTISVESQLGKGTVFTVCLPATSEKA, encoded by the coding sequence ATGAATATAAAACAGCGCCTTCTTAAAGCAATCCATGCACCATCCATTCGCAGCCTGTTTGTTTTTTCTGTCTTTGCCATTCAATTAGTTTCTTGCAGTGTTACGGCTTTGGTGGTTTGGTATTTTAACATGCTGCGGTCACCTGCAGAAGTAATTCTCATCTGTCTTTTTATTGGCAATATTCTCACTGCCTTACTCTCCAGACGGTTTACAAATTCATTAACTCAGCTTTCAAAATCACTTGAAGAAGTTGCAAAAGGTAATTTTAAAGTACAGCTTAAACCAAAAAAGAATATCAATCATATCATGCGTGCTGTATTTCATACCAGTGAAGTAGAGCAGATGGTTGAAAGTTTTAACACGATGGCGGAGGAACTGAGGCACAATGAATACCTTCGCAAAGATTTTGTACGTAATGTGTCCCACGAGTTTAAAACACCTATTACATCAATACAAGGCTTTACCAAACTGCTGAGCGACGAAAATCTGCCCAGAGATGAATTTTTACGATATACTGAAATCATTATTGAAGAAACAGAACGGCTTGCAAACCTTTCAAATAATCTGCTTAAAATGTCTCAAGTTGAAAACAGAACCATTCCCGAGCAAAAAAGTTCTTTCTCTTTAGATGAACAGCTGCGCAGAACACTGCTGATGTTAGAGAGGAGCTGGGAAGACAAAGAATTGATTCTAGAACTGGAACTTGATGAAATCCAATACATAGGTTACCGCGATTTACTGCAGGAGGTTTGGATTAACCTATTGAACAATGCCATTAAGTTTTCAAACCAAGGCGGCACATTGGGCATATTTCTGCAACAAAGCCGAGGAAATATACAGGTAACCATATCAGATAATGGCGTGGGCATTTCTGAATCTGCCCAAAAGCGTATTTTTGAACAATTCTATCAGGCTGATGAATCACGCACACACCACGGCAACGGTCTTGGGCTTGCAATTGCAAAACGCATTGTAGATTTAAGCAACGGGACAATCTCTGTTGAAAGCCAGCTAGGCAAAGGCACCGTCTTTACGGTTTGCCTGCCCGCTACATCAGAAAAAGCATAA
- a CDS encoding response regulator transcription factor, whose protein sequence is MFHILVVEDEKNLRKLMSTCLEHAGYRVFGCENGLRALEVLDCQHIDLMICDIMMPEMDGYELTQGLRQANYELPILMVTAKETFEDKKKGFELGTDDYMVKPVDMNEMLLRVSALLRRAKIVSEHRMVIGKVTLDCNTLTVTTPSDTIELPKKEFYLLYKLLSYPQQIFTRQQLMDEIWGLDTASDERTVDVHIKRLREKFDCLDEFDIVTVRGLGYKAVKNV, encoded by the coding sequence ATGTTTCATATACTAGTTGTAGAGGATGAAAAAAACTTACGGAAATTGATGTCTACGTGTTTGGAACACGCAGGCTATCGTGTATTTGGGTGTGAAAATGGGTTGCGCGCATTGGAAGTTTTAGACTGCCAGCACATCGACTTGATGATATGTGACATTATGATGCCGGAAATGGACGGGTATGAACTTACCCAAGGGTTGAGGCAAGCCAATTATGAACTGCCTATTTTAATGGTAACCGCAAAAGAAACTTTCGAAGATAAAAAGAAGGGGTTTGAACTGGGTACCGACGACTACATGGTAAAGCCCGTGGATATGAATGAAATGCTGCTCAGAGTTTCCGCACTGCTTCGGCGGGCAAAAATCGTAAGCGAACACCGCATGGTGATAGGCAAGGTAACGCTTGACTGCAACACCCTTACCGTTACTACCCCGTCCGATACGATTGAATTGCCTAAGAAAGAATTTTATCTGCTGTACAAGCTGCTCAGCTACCCTCAGCAAATTTTTACACGTCAGCAGCTGATGGACGAAATTTGGGGGTTGGATACGGCGAGCGACGAACGTACTGTTGATGTACATATTAAGCGACTGCGTGAAAAATTTGACTGTTTGGATGAGTTTGATATTGTCACGGTACGAGGGCTGGGTTACAAGGCGGTGAAAAATGTATGA
- a CDS encoding DeoR/GlpR family DNA-binding transcription regulator, producing the protein MIASERAMFIINQLNNRGIIGLTTLAKELNVSDTTIRRDFEKLENEGKLKRVQGGAARVCDCEQAPYSTWFNEIVTMNDAEKGMVARHAAQVVKDGECVFLDAGTSMVPLIDYLANRKVKIVTYNELIVRKLINPIAEIYIIGGQFASNHSMSIGPIAQEMLDQFYFDHIFLSCSGVDLENSVAYTNEMESVIMKRIALKNTNHRYLLADADKLNKRGFYQYTSTENFDAVFCTQDKLNRQIPDNFVMVL; encoded by the coding sequence ATGATCGCCTCGGAACGGGCAATGTTTATTATAAACCAGTTGAACAACAGAGGAATTATTGGTTTAACAACGCTTGCAAAAGAGCTGAATGTCTCAGATACAACAATTCGCAGAGATTTTGAAAAACTTGAAAACGAAGGTAAATTAAAGCGTGTACAGGGTGGGGCGGCACGCGTTTGTGATTGCGAGCAAGCACCGTATAGCACTTGGTTTAATGAGATAGTAACTATGAATGATGCAGAAAAAGGTATGGTTGCAAGACATGCAGCACAGGTTGTGAAGGACGGAGAATGTGTATTTTTGGATGCAGGAACCAGCATGGTGCCTTTGATCGATTATTTGGCAAACAGAAAAGTTAAGATTGTTACATACAACGAACTGATTGTGCGCAAACTGATAAACCCGATTGCAGAGATTTATATTATAGGTGGGCAATTTGCTTCAAACCATAGCATGAGCATCGGCCCCATCGCACAGGAAATGCTGGACCAATTTTATTTTGACCATATATTTTTAAGCTGCTCAGGGGTAGATTTAGAAAATTCGGTTGCTTATACCAATGAAATGGAAAGCGTTATCATGAAACGAATCGCACTTAAAAACACCAACCATCGGTATTTGCTGGCTGATGCTGATAAATTGAACAAGCGCGGATTTTATCAGTATACCAGTACAGAAAACTTTGATGCTGTGTTTTGTACGCAAGATAAACTAAACCGACAGATACCCGATAATTTTGTTATGGTGCTGTAA
- a CDS encoding dihydroorotate dehydrogenase electron transfer subunit: MKKEFAVVETRMVAPHVASLTVLAPEVTKICKPGQFAHIYCGGGIYSITRRPLSISKIDDDKLSFLFHVKGEGTRWLADRKPGDFVDMMAPLGSGCYQLPESGSIIIAAGGIGLAPVIFLAQTAVAKGLKVSMVFGARDQDNVYCLDELERLGITVQVATEDGSVGECGFVTAPLERALQHEKPCGIFSCGPVPMLKAVVKLAKQYGVPVQVSMEERMACGVGACKGCVTTVKDANGTHYKNVCSDGPVFYGEEVFFDE, encoded by the coding sequence ATGAAAAAGGAATTTGCCGTTGTGGAAACACGTATGGTAGCCCCCCATGTAGCAAGCCTTACGGTACTGGCACCAGAGGTTACTAAAATTTGCAAACCGGGGCAGTTTGCGCATATCTACTGCGGGGGTGGAATTTACAGCATCACCCGTCGTCCACTTTCTATCTCTAAAATTGACGATGATAAACTTAGCTTTCTCTTTCACGTAAAAGGAGAAGGGACCCGTTGGCTTGCAGACCGCAAGCCGGGCGATTTCGTGGACATGATGGCACCTTTGGGTTCAGGCTGCTATCAATTGCCTGAAAGCGGAAGCATCATCATTGCAGCAGGCGGAATCGGCCTTGCACCTGTAATATTCCTTGCACAGACGGCTGTAGCAAAAGGGCTTAAGGTGTCGATGGTATTTGGTGCACGCGATCAGGACAATGTGTACTGCTTGGATGAGTTGGAGCGACTTGGCATAACTGTGCAGGTAGCTACCGAGGACGGCAGCGTAGGTGAGTGCGGTTTTGTTACTGCACCGTTAGAGCGTGCTTTGCAGCACGAAAAACCATGCGGCATTTTTAGCTGCGGCCCCGTACCAATGCTAAAGGCGGTGGTAAAACTGGCAAAGCAATACGGTGTGCCTGTGCAGGTTTCGATGGAGGAACGCATGGCTTGCGGAGTTGGTGCCTGCAAAGGTTGTGTAACAACCGTAAAGGATGCGAACGGTACCCACTACAAAAACGTATGCAGCGACGGCCCTGTATTTTACGGTGAGGAGGTGTTCTTCGATGAATAA
- a CDS encoding dihydroorotate dehydrogenase — MNKPNMSVEIAGIKMKNPVMPASGCFGFGEEYTPYMDLNELGAIVVKSVTMNETAGNPGPRVCETPGGMLNAIGWQNPGADVFIHEKMPFLRQFNTPIIVNLAGKTVKEYAELAARLDEVQGISGIELNISCPNVNEGGVAFGTDPKLAAEVIGAVRSSTKLPLIVKLSPNVTDITVMARAAEEAGADAISLINTFTAIAIDIKTRKPIIGNFTGGLSGPAIKPVALYMTYRVANAVSVPVIGMGGILRAEDAIEFLLAGATAVAVGMGTFVNPTAMPEIIKGIEDYMIENKFDDVHQIIGGLICK; from the coding sequence ATGAATAAACCCAATATGAGCGTTGAAATAGCAGGTATTAAAATGAAAAACCCTGTTATGCCGGCGAGCGGCTGTTTTGGTTTTGGCGAAGAATACACCCCTTATATGGATTTAAACGAGCTGGGCGCGATTGTTGTCAAATCGGTAACGATGAACGAAACTGCGGGCAACCCCGGCCCGCGTGTTTGCGAAACACCTGGAGGTATGCTCAATGCTATCGGCTGGCAAAACCCCGGTGCAGATGTGTTTATTCATGAGAAAATGCCGTTTTTGCGTCAGTTTAACACCCCGATCATCGTAAACTTGGCAGGCAAAACGGTAAAAGAATATGCAGAGCTTGCTGCAAGATTGGATGAAGTGCAAGGGATTTCGGGAATAGAGCTGAACATATCTTGCCCCAACGTTAACGAGGGTGGGGTAGCGTTTGGTACCGACCCAAAACTTGCTGCCGAAGTAATTGGAGCGGTGCGCAGCAGCACAAAACTGCCGCTGATTGTAAAACTTTCGCCAAACGTTACAGATATAACGGTGATGGCAAGGGCAGCGGAAGAAGCGGGCGCAGACGCTATTTCACTTATCAACACATTCACTGCAATTGCAATTGATATTAAAACCAGAAAGCCAATTATCGGTAACTTTACCGGCGGGCTTTCCGGCCCTGCAATAAAACCAGTTGCGTTGTATATGACCTACCGTGTTGCAAACGCCGTAAGCGTACCTGTCATTGGTATGGGCGGTATTCTTCGTGCCGAAGATGCAATTGAATTTTTGCTTGCGGGCGCAACTGCCGTTGCAGTGGGTATGGGTACTTTTGTTAACCCCACTGCAATGCCTGAAATTATTAAGGGCATTGAAGATTACATGATTGAAAATAAATTTGATGATGTGCATCAGATAATCGGCGGGCTAATTTGCAAATAA
- a CDS encoding sensor domain-containing diguanylate cyclase: MLKINATKKTVQHIILASLILAIIIYSFYDFTHLVNNKLRAQTQTLLQENNQRIINTLEKRISDMFYTLNAISIFVREDPDLISDRTLKVLDKQTNINDFHSLSIITKDGKGYQSNGKMIDCSNSDFFIKSMTGGNCVASLECPATNSAEHIVFSVPIYKNDHIVSVLAGFCSTNIFSELLDIEIFNGKGYTYIIKQNGQIITQSMFQNDCSNYIDLLKNQEFERSYSLNKFVGDMAENKSGIMRYFKNGEPHIASYAPAGVNDWYVLTVVPARYVGSQTEDISHYALFLVLKELVVLLGLLIYVVYMQRCNTRELTDTNQKFEALTANIPGGVFRYAANEDWTFDFISEGLLQLFGCTEKRFRERFDNRVMNMVYQPDRNRVLQDINTQFARKDSYKLEFRIVSEDGKIHWLFDRGQLVKDTSGRYWVYVVVMDITATKLATEKLRLSEERYRIVSEQSHSVIFEYNLDTDEIFYTKNFEKKFGYPPVTHHFPQSNIQNNIVYSDDQLQYKNFFASIISGEKNYDEMECRILKSDGGYLWCQIQVSLIRGDESRPLKIVGRITDIDKSKRENERLKEASQRDPLTKLYNKAATQTLISNFLQDEGCDGFHALLFIDVDNFKGVNDNLGHLFGDAVLSRISQNMLQLFHPADIIGRIGGDEFVVFLKNVGSREIIMEKANDLCKVFHEIYTGNDQNYRISGSVGIAIYPTDGRTYKELIKNADFALYLVKNSGKDRYAFYKSE; the protein is encoded by the coding sequence GTGTTAAAAATAAATGCAACCAAAAAAACGGTTCAACATATCATTCTTGCCAGCCTTATTCTTGCCATTATAATTTATTCCTTTTATGATTTTACTCATTTGGTTAACAACAAACTGAGAGCCCAAACCCAAACGCTGCTGCAAGAAAATAATCAAAGAATCATCAATACACTCGAAAAAAGAATTTCGGATATGTTTTATACCCTAAACGCAATATCTATTTTTGTTCGGGAAGACCCTGACTTGATAAGTGACCGCACACTCAAAGTTTTAGATAAACAAACAAATATCAACGATTTTCATTCCCTCAGTATTATAACTAAAGATGGTAAAGGTTACCAAAGCAATGGAAAAATGATTGATTGCAGCAATTCGGATTTTTTTATTAAGTCAATGACAGGGGGAAACTGCGTTGCATCCTTAGAGTGCCCTGCAACAAACAGCGCAGAACACATTGTGTTTTCGGTACCCATTTATAAAAACGACCATATTGTAAGTGTATTGGCAGGTTTTTGCAGTACAAATATTTTTTCTGAACTTTTAGATATTGAAATTTTTAACGGTAAAGGTTATACATACATCATTAAGCAAAACGGACAGATTATCACACAATCCATGTTCCAAAATGATTGTTCCAATTATATTGACCTGCTCAAAAATCAAGAGTTCGAGCGCAGTTACAGTCTAAATAAATTTGTGGGAGATATGGCAGAAAATAAAAGCGGCATTATGCGCTATTTCAAAAACGGCGAGCCGCACATTGCAAGTTATGCTCCCGCAGGTGTGAATGACTGGTATGTGCTTACCGTAGTGCCTGCCCGTTATGTTGGCTCTCAAACCGAAGATATTTCGCACTATGCGCTATTCCTGGTGCTGAAAGAGCTTGTTGTGTTGCTTGGGCTGCTAATTTATGTTGTATATATGCAACGGTGTAATACCCGTGAACTCACCGATACCAACCAGAAATTCGAGGCACTCACAGCCAATATCCCGGGCGGAGTATTCCGCTATGCTGCTAACGAAGATTGGACTTTCGACTTTATCAGCGAAGGGCTGCTGCAATTGTTTGGCTGCACCGAAAAGCGCTTTCGCGAACGCTTTGACAACCGCGTAATGAATATGGTATACCAACCCGACCGTAACCGTGTTTTACAGGATATAAATACACAGTTTGCCCGGAAAGACAGTTACAAGCTTGAGTTTCGTATTGTCAGCGAGGATGGAAAAATACATTGGTTGTTTGACCGAGGGCAGCTTGTAAAAGACACAAGCGGCAGATATTGGGTTTATGTGGTTGTAATGGATATTACTGCAACCAAACTGGCTACCGAAAAATTGAGGTTGAGCGAAGAACGGTATCGCATCGTCAGCGAACAATCACACAGTGTTATTTTTGAGTATAACCTTGATACCGATGAAATCTTTTATACCAAAAATTTCGAAAAAAAGTTTGGTTATCCACCTGTAACACATCATTTTCCTCAAAGTAATATACAAAATAACATTGTTTATTCCGATGATCAACTTCAATATAAAAATTTTTTTGCCTCCATTATAAGCGGAGAAAAAAATTATGATGAGATGGAGTGCCGCATATTAAAAAGTGACGGTGGCTACCTGTGGTGCCAAATTCAAGTATCGCTTATTCGGGGTGATGAAAGCCGCCCCTTAAAAATTGTAGGCAGAATAACCGATATTGATAAATCCAAACGCGAGAACGAAAGGCTCAAAGAAGCATCGCAGCGCGACCCGCTCACAAAACTTTACAACAAAGCCGCTACTCAAACGCTCATCAGCAATTTTTTGCAAGATGAGGGCTGCGACGGTTTTCATGCTCTGCTTTTTATTGATGTGGACAACTTTAAAGGAGTTAACGACAATCTTGGGCATTTATTCGGCGATGCCGTACTTTCGAGAATATCGCAAAATATGCTACAGCTGTTTCACCCTGCCGATATTATCGGGCGCATTGGCGGAGACGAATTTGTGGTATTCTTAAAAAATGTCGGTTCCCGTGAAATAATTATGGAAAAAGCAAACGACCTTTGCAAGGTATTCCATGAAATTTATACCGGTAACGACCAAAACTATCGCATCTCCGGCAGCGTCGGCATCGCAATTTACCCTACTGACGGCAGAACATACAAAGAACTCATTAAAAATGCCGATTTTGCCCTGTATCTTGTCAAGAATTCGGGTAAAGACCGTTACGCATTTTATAAAAGTGAATAA
- a CDS encoding ABC transporter substrate-binding protein: MTIKKLIALLLAFAMLLAVPACSKKEKDTGSAGTSESESMDENGNFPVKFEKARIKEAPERVVSLSPSLTEIICDLGYFNKLAGVSDYCTYENEDIDGLPKVGTINAPKMESIETIKPDVVLTSSPFIEADLVKLQQMNAVVVVLPRAKSMQELETLYTDVGRIFEGETDGAAKGKALFSEQSARIDEIAAKIKTATVDKQPVAAYLRLMPLTLATGDTFEGQLLEAIGFKNSASAYGEWIYPQDKAIDLMPDVLFYDKAIGLEGVKGSQIYNTTPAYANSKCFEFDFEVFERQGIRMFDMLEDMAKQACPEAFAAQE, encoded by the coding sequence ATGACGATAAAAAAACTCATCGCCTTGCTGCTCGCTTTTGCGATGCTGCTTGCTGTACCTGCCTGCTCAAAAAAAGAGAAAGATACAGGCAGCGCAGGCACTTCCGAATCGGAATCTATGGACGAAAACGGGAATTTTCCTGTGAAGTTTGAAAAAGCACGCATTAAAGAAGCACCGGAGCGCGTTGTATCACTGTCTCCTTCGCTGACAGAGATTATTTGCGACCTGGGGTATTTTAATAAGCTTGCAGGCGTAAGCGACTATTGCACTTACGAAAACGAAGATATTGACGGTCTGCCCAAGGTTGGTACCATCAACGCACCCAAGATGGAAAGTATCGAAACAATAAAACCCGATGTTGTCTTAACTTCATCCCCTTTTATTGAAGCTGACCTTGTTAAGCTGCAGCAAATGAATGCCGTAGTGGTAGTGCTGCCGCGCGCAAAGAGTATGCAGGAGTTGGAGACGCTTTATACCGATGTAGGCAGAATTTTTGAAGGTGAAACCGACGGCGCTGCCAAGGGTAAAGCTTTGTTCAGTGAGCAAAGCGCCCGTATAGATGAAATTGCCGCAAAAATAAAAACTGCCACCGTTGACAAACAGCCCGTGGCTGCCTACCTGCGGCTTATGCCCCTTACCCTTGCTACCGGAGACACCTTTGAAGGTCAACTTCTTGAGGCAATCGGGTTTAAAAACAGTGCGTCCGCATACGGGGAATGGATTTACCCGCAGGACAAGGCAATTGATTTAATGCCTGATGTGTTGTTCTACGACAAAGCAATCGGGCTGGAAGGGGTAAAAGGCTCGCAAATTTACAATACCACGCCCGCATACGCAAATTCAAAGTGTTTTGAATTTGACTTTGAGGTGTTTGAACGGCAAGGTATTCGTATGTTTGATATGCTTGAGGATATGGCAAAACAAGCTTGCCCCGAAGCGTTTGCCGCGCAGGAGTAA
- the ilvB gene encoding biosynthetic-type acetolactate synthase large subunit, with protein MITAAQAIVKSLEMEGVSVVFGYPGAAICPFYDQLAHSSIRHILVRQEQNAGHAASGYARIAGKPGVCIATSGPGATNLITALATAYMDSVPLIAITGQVSTELLGRDVFQEADITGAAEPFTKHSFLVKNAQELPQRIKEAFYIASTGRQGPVLIDIPIDVQKNMIEFDYPQTVSIRSYKPSTKGNTAQLKRVLNAMQQARKPVICAGGGVFGARATKQVKQLAEQCSIPVVSTMMGLGVLPTEHPLYFGMLGMYGCSVANKAIHESDLLIIIGARVGERAMSNTGLIARCTRIIHIDIDPAEIGKNMETNIPLVGDAKQVLKQILEQNPTLETADWLDALRDWKRQEKPPIIASQSGYVNPNRLVSLLSHKMEGDSIYVADVGQNQIWSAQGINLREGRFLTSGGMGTMGYSLPAAIGAKLAAPEKQVVAVCGDGSLQMQMMEFATMCQHSVPVKLVVMCNNRLGMVRELQDIYYQHNCIAVNLDGSPDFCKIADAYGINNAFVCSDTEVEHAIDRMLESDKPYLLQCAISPEANCATD; from the coding sequence GTGATAACTGCAGCACAAGCCATTGTCAAGTCGCTTGAGATGGAAGGAGTATCGGTTGTATTTGGTTACCCCGGTGCAGCAATCTGTCCGTTTTACGACCAGCTGGCACATTCCTCTATTCGGCACATTTTGGTAAGACAAGAACAAAACGCAGGGCATGCAGCGAGCGGCTATGCACGAATTGCAGGCAAACCGGGGGTTTGTATTGCCACATCCGGCCCGGGTGCTACCAACTTGATTACCGCACTTGCTACTGCATATATGGATTCTGTCCCGCTGATAGCGATTACAGGCCAGGTATCTACCGAACTGTTGGGACGGGACGTATTTCAGGAAGCTGACATAACAGGCGCAGCTGAGCCGTTTACCAAACACAGTTTTCTGGTTAAGAACGCACAAGAGCTGCCGCAACGCATCAAAGAGGCTTTTTATATTGCGTCTACCGGTAGACAAGGCCCTGTTTTAATTGATATTCCGATTGATGTTCAAAAAAACATGATAGAATTCGACTACCCGCAAACAGTGTCTATTCGCAGCTATAAGCCCAGTACCAAAGGCAATACAGCACAGCTTAAACGTGTACTAAATGCTATGCAGCAAGCGCGCAAGCCGGTAATTTGTGCGGGTGGGGGCGTATTTGGTGCACGGGCAACAAAACAGGTAAAGCAGCTTGCAGAACAATGCAGTATTCCCGTAGTGTCTACTATGATGGGGCTTGGTGTGCTGCCCACAGAGCATCCGCTTTATTTTGGCATGCTTGGCATGTACGGCTGTTCTGTTGCAAACAAAGCCATTCATGAATCCGACCTGCTTATTATCATTGGTGCAAGAGTGGGGGAGCGTGCTATGTCCAATACAGGGCTGATAGCACGGTGTACACGTATCATTCATATAGACATCGACCCGGCTGAAATCGGGAAGAATATGGAGACAAACATTCCTCTTGTGGGGGATGCAAAACAGGTACTGAAACAGATATTGGAGCAGAACCCAACGCTTGAAACAGCGGACTGGCTGGATGCTTTGCGTGATTGGAAACGGCAGGAGAAGCCGCCGATTATTGCTTCGCAAAGCGGTTACGTTAATCCGAACAGATTGGTATCTCTGCTTTCGCACAAAATGGAAGGTGACAGCATCTATGTAGCAGATGTAGGGCAAAACCAAATTTGGTCTGCACAGGGTATCAATCTTCGTGAGGGGCGATTTCTGACATCGGGCGGTATGGGCACAATGGGGTACTCGCTGCCTGCCGCTATTGGTGCAAAGCTTGCCGCGCCCGAAAAACAGGTTGTAGCGGTATGCGGCGATGGTTCGCTGCAAATGCAAATGATGGAGTTTGCAACCATGTGCCAGCACAGTGTACCCGTTAAACTGGTAGTGATGTGCAACAATCGGCTTGGTATGGTGCGTGAGCTTCAGGATATCTATTATCAGCACAACTGCATTGCGGTGAACCTTGACGGCAGCCCCGATTTTTGCAAGATTGCAGATGCTTACGGAATAAACAATGCGTTTGTGTGCAGCGACACCGAGGTTGAGCATGCCATTGATAGGATGCTTGAAAGCGACAAACCATATTTGCTGCAATGTGCCATCAGCCCCGAGGCGAACTGCGCAACGGATTGA
- the ilvN gene encoding acetolactate synthase small subunit, with the protein MKHTLSVLVENQAGVLSRISGLFARRGFNIESLAVGVTEDKNISRMTIVVNGDDYIVEQVEKQLNKLIDVIRVRSLAPDDIITRELMLIKVGASGATRSEIIDIVKIMDARIVDLSKSTLTIEISDTAERLELLEDLLKPYSIKEVMRTGTIALQKGIGIISK; encoded by the coding sequence ATGAAACATACATTATCAGTATTGGTTGAGAATCAGGCGGGCGTACTGTCCCGTATATCGGGGCTGTTTGCACGCCGTGGTTTTAATATTGAAAGCCTTGCTGTTGGCGTCACCGAGGATAAAAATATTTCGCGTATGACCATTGTGGTAAATGGCGATGATTATATTGTAGAACAGGTAGAAAAACAGCTCAACAAGCTGATTGATGTTATTCGCGTGCGCTCGCTTGCCCCCGATGACATTATTACCCGTGAGTTAATGTTAATTAAAGTGGGGGCATCTGGTGCAACACGCAGTGAAATTATTGATATAGTTAAAATTATGGATGCACGTATTGTGGATCTTTCCAAATCTACTCTCACCATCGAAATTTCTGATACAGCCGAACGTTTGGAGCTGCTTGAAGATTTGCTGAAGCCTTACAGTATTAAAGAAGTGATGCGGACAGGCACGATTGCACTGCAAAAAGGGATTGGTATTATTTCAAAATAG
- the nagB gene encoding glucosamine-6-phosphate deaminase, which yields MKLIMAKNYSDLSRKAANVVSATVILHPNCVLGLATGSTPVGMYKQLIEWYQKGDLDFKAVKSINLDEYVGLDAQSDQSYRYFMNENLFNHINIDRSNTSVPNGMAADIERECKRYDKHIHDLGGVDLQVLGIGNNGHIGFNEPDEAFEQETHLVNLAQKTIDANSRFFDSIDDVPKQAITMGIKSIMQAKSIVLLASGEGKADIMEKALFGPITPKVPASILQLHPHLIVVADKDALKVVSQMHPEFF from the coding sequence ATGAAGTTAATTATGGCAAAAAATTATAGTGACTTAAGCCGTAAAGCGGCAAATGTCGTAAGTGCAACGGTGATATTGCACCCCAATTGCGTGCTTGGGCTTGCAACGGGTTCTACTCCCGTGGGGATGTACAAGCAATTAATTGAATGGTATCAAAAAGGTGACTTGGATTTTAAAGCGGTCAAGTCTATCAATCTTGACGAATATGTGGGGTTGGATGCGCAAAGCGACCAAAGCTACCGCTATTTTATGAACGAAAACTTATTTAACCACATTAATATCGACCGCTCTAATACCAGCGTACCCAACGGTATGGCTGCCGATATTGAACGCGAATGCAAGCGCTACGACAAACATATCCACGATTTGGGCGGGGTTGATTTGCAGGTGCTTGGCATCGGCAATAACGGGCATATTGGGTTTAACGAGCCTGACGAGGCGTTTGAGCAGGAAACTCATCTGGTGAATCTTGCACAAAAAACGATCGATGCAAACTCCCGTTTCTTTGATTCAATCGATGATGTACCCAAGCAGGCAATTACGATGGGTATAAAATCAATTATGCAGGCAAAAAGCATCGTTCTGCTGGCATCGGGCGAGGGCAAAGCTGATATCATGGAAAAGGCTTTGTTTGGCCCCATTACTCCAAAGGTGCCAGCATCCATCTTGCAGCTTCATCCTCATCTTATTGTGGTAGCAGATAAAGACGCGCTGAAGGTTGTCTCCCAAATGCATCCCGAATTTTTCTAG